A region from the uncultured Macellibacteroides sp. genome encodes:
- a CDS encoding P-II family nitrogen regulator, producing MKKIEAIIRKTKFEDVKEALLKADIEWFSYYDVRGVGKTHEERIYRGVVYDTSYIERTMIILVVRDVNVERTVKAIIDTAQTGEIGDGRIFITPVEDSIRIRTGEHGDISLYDAK from the coding sequence ATGAAAAAGATTGAAGCAATTATCCGTAAAACAAAATTCGAAGATGTTAAAGAAGCTCTTCTTAAAGCAGATATTGAATGGTTCTCTTATTACGATGTTCGTGGTGTAGGAAAAACCCATGAAGAAAGAATATATCGTGGAGTGGTTTATGATACCAGCTACATTGAAAGGACTATGATCATTTTAGTAGTTCGCGACGTAAATGTAGAGAGAACAGTAAAAGCTATTATTGACACAGCACAAACCGGAGAAATTGGAGATGGTCGCATCTTTATTACTCCAGTAGAAGATTCCATCCGTATCCGAACCGGAGAACATGGGGACATCTCGTTATATGATGCCAAATAG
- a CDS encoding LL-diaminopimelate aminotransferase → MALINENFLKLPGNYLFSDIAKKVNTYKVTHPKEKIIRLGIGDVTQPLAPAIIEAMHKAVDEMAVQETFRGYGPEQGYPFLIETIIKNDYASRGITLDANEIFISDGAKSDTGNIGDILRHDNSVGVTDPVYPVYIDSNVMSGRAGNIESGGKWSNVVYIPCLAENDFIPELPSRRVDILYLCYPNNPTGTTLTKDELKRWVNYALANDTLILFDAAYEAYIQDPDIPHSIYEIKGAKKVAIEFRSFSKTAGFTGMRCGYTVVPKELNGFTLEGERVQLNKLWNRRQCTKFNGTNYITQRAAEAVYSPEGKEQVKEIINYYMTNARIMKEGLQQCGLKVFGGDNAPYLWIKTPNGLSSWKFFEKMLYEVSIVGTPGVGFGPSGEGYLRLTAFGDRDNTLEAMARLKKWLI, encoded by the coding sequence ATGGCACTTATTAATGAAAATTTTCTGAAGTTACCGGGTAATTATCTTTTTTCGGATATAGCGAAAAAGGTAAATACTTACAAGGTAACCCATCCGAAAGAAAAAATAATACGCTTGGGTATCGGTGACGTAACCCAACCGTTGGCACCCGCCATCATTGAAGCTATGCATAAGGCCGTTGATGAGATGGCCGTACAGGAAACATTCAGAGGATATGGTCCTGAACAAGGATATCCATTTCTGATCGAGACCATTATTAAAAATGATTATGCCAGCAGAGGAATTACGCTGGATGCAAATGAAATATTTATTAGTGACGGAGCAAAAAGTGACACCGGAAATATTGGCGACATACTACGGCACGATAACAGCGTAGGTGTTACTGACCCGGTTTACCCTGTCTACATAGATTCAAATGTTATGAGTGGCAGGGCTGGGAACATAGAATCAGGAGGAAAATGGAGTAACGTTGTTTATATTCCTTGTCTTGCTGAGAACGATTTTATTCCTGAATTGCCATCCAGGAGAGTTGACATACTTTATCTCTGCTACCCGAACAACCCTACGGGTACAACACTGACTAAAGATGAACTCAAAAGATGGGTGAATTATGCATTGGCAAACGATACACTTATATTATTTGATGCAGCATATGAAGCTTATATTCAGGATCCGGATATTCCCCACTCTATTTATGAGATTAAGGGAGCAAAAAAAGTCGCCATTGAGTTCAGAAGTTTTTCAAAAACAGCAGGTTTTACCGGAATGCGTTGTGGATATACGGTAGTACCAAAAGAATTAAATGGATTTACGCTTGAAGGAGAACGTGTTCAGCTTAACAAGCTATGGAATCGTCGCCAGTGTACCAAATTTAACGGTACAAATTACATTACCCAACGGGCAGCAGAAGCTGTATACTCACCTGAAGGGAAAGAACAGGTAAAGGAAATTATAAATTACTATATGACCAATGCCCGTATTATGAAAGAAGGACTCCAGCAGTGCGGTCTCAAAGTATTTGGCGGTGACAACGCCCCTTATCTTTGGATTAAGACTCCTAACGGACTAAGTTCTTGGAAGTTTTTTGAAAAAATGCTATACGAAGTAAGTATAGTTGGTACTCCAGGCGTTGGATTTGGTCCAAGTGGTGAAGGTTACCTTCGACTCACAGCTTTCGGAGACAGGGATAATACCCTGGAAGCCATGGCCCGGCTTAAAAAATGGCTAATATAA
- a CDS encoding aldehyde dehydrogenase, translating into MATVYKKLVEKQRGFFATGVTRNVDFRIKSLKKLRHAIQTRNEQIAEALKKDFGKCEFETFATEIMGTLDEIDLAIKNLHRWAKPRKVISPLVLFKSTSRIYCEPFGSVLVISAWNYPFQLAMIPLVGALAAGNCCILKPSELSPHTSVLLAEIIQKCFDEAYCAVVEGGVNETTSLINERFDFIHYTGSTRVGKVIALAAAKYLTPVVLEMGGKSPCIVDETADIELSAKRIVWGKFLNAGQTCVAPDYLLVKREVKGKLVKALVKQIKHFYGDDPIMSPDYCRIINQQNFDRLAAYLEEGHIICGGKKDRVLLSIEPTLIDELTWDSMLMQDEIFGPVLPVMEYDDLLDVINIINGGERPLALYFFSKNKKDQQRIIKEVSFGGGCINATVLQTANMHMPFGGVGNSGMGYYHGKWSFEAFSHKKSILNKSLLVDFSFLYPPYKDKVKLLKKFFK; encoded by the coding sequence ATGGCGACAGTTTACAAAAAGTTAGTGGAGAAGCAAAGAGGTTTTTTTGCTACAGGGGTAACCCGAAATGTTGATTTTCGGATTAAAAGCCTGAAGAAGCTGCGACATGCCATTCAAACCCGGAACGAACAAATAGCTGAGGCTTTGAAAAAAGATTTCGGAAAATGTGAGTTTGAAACATTTGCAACCGAAATTATGGGTACACTGGATGAGATTGATTTGGCAATAAAGAATCTTCATCGTTGGGCAAAGCCCCGTAAGGTGATTTCACCTCTTGTTTTATTTAAATCGACAAGTCGGATTTATTGCGAACCTTTTGGATCAGTGCTGGTAATCAGTGCTTGGAATTATCCGTTTCAGCTTGCCATGATTCCTTTGGTTGGCGCTCTAGCTGCGGGTAATTGTTGTATATTGAAGCCTTCGGAGTTATCTCCACATACGTCTGTTTTGCTTGCAGAAATTATACAGAAGTGTTTTGATGAGGCTTATTGCGCGGTAGTGGAAGGCGGCGTAAACGAGACCACTTCGCTTATTAATGAACGGTTCGATTTTATACATTACACAGGAAGTACCCGAGTGGGTAAAGTGATTGCACTTGCTGCGGCCAAATACCTTACGCCTGTAGTGCTTGAGATGGGCGGCAAGTCCCCGTGTATCGTTGACGAGACGGCTGATATCGAACTTTCTGCAAAAAGAATTGTCTGGGGTAAGTTCCTGAATGCGGGACAGACCTGTGTGGCACCCGACTATCTTCTTGTAAAACGGGAAGTGAAGGGAAAACTTGTTAAAGCTCTTGTGAAACAGATTAAACACTTTTATGGCGATGATCCTATAATGAGTCCGGATTATTGCCGAATAATAAATCAACAGAATTTCGACCGTCTGGCTGCTTATCTGGAAGAGGGCCATATTATTTGCGGGGGAAAAAAAGACAGGGTGTTGCTTAGCATTGAACCTACTTTGATTGATGAACTCACATGGGATAGCATGCTAATGCAGGACGAGATTTTCGGTCCGGTTCTTCCTGTAATGGAGTATGATGATTTATTGGATGTAATTAATATAATCAATGGAGGTGAAAGACCACTTGCACTTTATTTCTTTTCAAAGAATAAAAAAGATCAGCAACGGATTATCAAGGAGGTATCTTTTGGTGGTGGGTGTATTAATGCTACCGTACTTCAGACCGCAAATATGCACATGCCTTTCGGAGGTGTTGGCAATAGTGGCATGGGGTATTACCACGGGAAATGGAGTTTCGAAGCGTTCTCTCATAAAAAGAGCATCCTGAATAAATCACTACTGGTGGATTTTTCTTTCCTGTATCCTCCCTACAAGGACAAGGTTAAGCTGCTCAAAAAGTTTTTTAAATAA
- a CDS encoding glutamine synthetase III: protein MSKLRFHVVEDAFKKKAVNVQLPKERPSEYYASLVFNRAKMFKYLPEKTYQQLVNSIDNGAPLGREVADAVAAGMKKWALEMGATHYTHWFHPLTEGTAEKHDAFVDHDGKGGMIENFEGKLLIQQEPDASSFPNGGIRNTFEARGYSAWDPTSPAFIVGDTLCIPTIFIAYTGESLDYKAPLIKALEAVNKSATAVCNYFNPDVKKVVAYLGWEQEYFLVDEGLYAARPDLLLTGRTLMGHESSKNQQLEDHYFGAIPTRVTAFMQDLEIESLKLGIPVKTRHNEVAPNQFELAPIYEECNLANDHNLLIMSLMRKIARVHGFRVLLHEKPFKGVNGSGKHNNWSLGTDTGILLMGPGKTTEENLRFVTFVVNVLKAVYDHNALLKASISSATNAHRLGANEAPPAIISSFLGSQLSQVLEHLINSKPEDFNLAGKQGLKLDIGQIPELLIDNTDRNRTSPFAFTGNRFEFRAVGSSANCASAMLSLNAAVAHQLAKFKVEVDAKIAAGTDKFAAILEVIRKDAQACKAIIFDGNGYSDEWKKEALARGLDCETSVPVIFDAYLMESSIKMFEETGVMTEKELIARNEVKWDMYTKKIQIEARVLGDLAMNHIIPMATKYQSSLIDNVYKMKDLFAADKAMLLSAKNLEIIEDIANRTIFIKEKVDAMIEARKVANKIECERSKAIAYHDQIVPMLEEIRYHIDKLELVVDDQMWTLPKYRELLFIR from the coding sequence ATGTCAAAATTAAGATTTCACGTAGTAGAAGATGCTTTCAAAAAGAAAGCAGTAAATGTACAGTTACCGAAGGAAAGACCTTCCGAATACTATGCATCTCTGGTATTTAACCGGGCAAAAATGTTCAAGTATTTACCGGAAAAGACTTATCAGCAATTAGTAAATTCTATTGATAACGGAGCTCCTCTGGGCCGAGAAGTAGCTGATGCTGTTGCTGCAGGAATGAAGAAATGGGCGCTCGAAATGGGTGCGACTCACTACACACACTGGTTCCATCCACTTACTGAAGGTACTGCAGAAAAGCATGATGCCTTTGTGGATCACGATGGTAAAGGTGGAATGATTGAAAATTTTGAAGGTAAACTACTTATACAGCAAGAACCCGACGCTTCCAGCTTCCCTAACGGTGGTATTCGTAATACATTCGAGGCTAGAGGTTACTCAGCTTGGGACCCAACCTCTCCAGCGTTTATTGTTGGCGACACATTGTGTATTCCAACTATCTTTATTGCATATACGGGTGAATCTCTTGACTATAAAGCACCGCTTATCAAAGCATTGGAAGCCGTTAATAAGTCAGCTACTGCCGTATGTAACTATTTTAACCCTGATGTAAAAAAAGTAGTTGCTTACCTTGGTTGGGAACAAGAATATTTTCTTGTGGACGAAGGTTTGTATGCTGCCCGTCCTGATTTATTGTTGACTGGTCGTACACTGATGGGTCACGAAAGTTCAAAGAACCAACAGTTGGAAGACCATTACTTTGGAGCTATCCCTACCCGTGTAACTGCTTTTATGCAGGATCTGGAAATCGAAAGTTTGAAGTTGGGTATCCCTGTTAAGACACGTCATAATGAAGTAGCTCCTAACCAATTCGAGCTAGCTCCTATATACGAAGAATGCAACCTTGCCAATGACCACAACCTGCTTATTATGTCGCTTATGCGTAAAATAGCACGTGTTCACGGATTCCGTGTTTTATTACACGAAAAACCGTTCAAGGGTGTTAACGGATCAGGAAAGCACAACAACTGGTCATTAGGAACAGATACTGGTATCTTATTAATGGGTCCGGGTAAAACTACCGAAGAAAACCTTCGTTTCGTTACCTTCGTAGTTAACGTTCTGAAAGCCGTTTATGATCACAACGCTTTGTTGAAAGCAAGTATCTCTTCTGCAACAAATGCACACCGTCTGGGAGCCAACGAAGCACCTCCTGCTATCATCTCGAGCTTCCTTGGAAGTCAGCTTTCTCAAGTATTAGAACACCTTATTAACAGCAAGCCTGAAGACTTCAACCTAGCTGGAAAACAAGGATTGAAACTAGATATCGGACAGATTCCTGAATTGTTGATCGACAATACCGACCGTAACCGTACTTCTCCGTTTGCATTTACTGGTAACCGTTTCGAATTCCGTGCTGTAGGTTCTTCTGCAAACTGTGCAAGCGCAATGCTTTCACTGAATGCAGCTGTAGCTCATCAGCTGGCCAAGTTCAAAGTTGAAGTAGATGCAAAAATTGCTGCTGGAACAGATAAGTTTGCTGCTATCCTTGAAGTAATCCGTAAAGATGCTCAAGCTTGCAAAGCTATCATTTTCGATGGCAACGGCTACAGCGACGAATGGAAAAAAGAAGCGCTTGCACGTGGATTAGACTGCGAAACAAGTGTTCCGGTTATCTTTGACGCTTACCTGATGGAAAGCAGTATCAAAATGTTCGAAGAAACAGGTGTAATGACTGAAAAGGAACTTATCGCACGTAACGAAGTTAAATGGGATATGTATACCAAGAAGATTCAGATTGAAGCACGTGTGTTGGGAGATCTTGCAATGAACCATATCATTCCAATGGCTACCAAGTATCAGTCATCGCTTATCGACAATGTATACAAGATGAAGGATTTATTTGCTGCTGACAAGGCTATGTTGTTGTCTGCCAAAAATCTTGAAATCATTGAGGACATTGCGAACCGTACTATCTTCATCAAAGAAAAGGTAGATGCAATGATTGAAGCACGCAAAGTTGCCAATAAAATTGAATGCGAACGTTCTAAAGCAATTGCATACCACGATCAAATCGTTCCTATGTTGGAAGAAATCCGCTACCATATCGACAAGCTCGAATTGGTTGTTGACGATCAGATGTGGACATTGCCTAAATACCGCGAGCTTTTATTCATTAGATAA
- the asnA gene encoding aspartate--ammonia ligase: protein MSLIIPSNYKQKLLPETTEQAIQLLKVRFQEKLSKTLNLRRITAPLFVLSGTGINDDLNGVERAVTFPIKCMGDRKAEVVHSLAKWKRMKLGAYGIPAGYGLYTDMNAIRSDEELDNLHSLYVDQWDWERTIREEDRNLDYLKKTVRQIYTLLREIETMVYDQYPHITPSLPENITFIHSEELQLMYPELDPRERENKAAHKFGAIFVIGIGAQLTSGERHDGRAPDYDDWSSVNSDGFYGLNGDIILWNEVLGCAFELSSMGIRVDRDALTKQLDICGCPERKELEFHKALLDGKLPLSIGGGIGQSRLCMFFLKKAHIGEVQASIWPEEQFDVCYKNNIFLL from the coding sequence ATGTCACTTATCATTCCAAGCAACTACAAGCAAAAGCTTTTGCCAGAAACTACTGAGCAAGCTATTCAGCTATTAAAAGTAAGATTTCAGGAAAAACTGTCGAAAACACTTAATCTTCGCAGAATCACCGCACCGCTGTTCGTCCTTTCGGGAACAGGAATTAACGACGACTTAAACGGAGTAGAACGTGCTGTAACATTTCCCATCAAATGCATGGGAGATCGCAAAGCAGAAGTAGTTCACTCCTTAGCTAAATGGAAACGCATGAAATTAGGAGCTTATGGCATTCCTGCCGGATATGGCTTATATACAGACATGAATGCTATTCGCAGCGACGAAGAATTAGATAACCTTCATTCTCTATATGTAGATCAATGGGACTGGGAAAGAACGATTCGTGAAGAAGACCGGAACCTTGATTATTTAAAGAAAACTGTTCGTCAGATTTATACATTACTGAGAGAAATAGAAACAATGGTCTACGACCAGTATCCTCATATCACGCCATCTCTTCCGGAAAACATTACGTTTATTCATTCGGAAGAATTGCAGCTGATGTATCCTGAACTAGACCCCAGAGAACGCGAAAACAAAGCAGCCCATAAGTTCGGTGCCATTTTTGTTATCGGAATCGGGGCTCAGCTTACCAGCGGCGAAAGACACGACGGACGCGCACCGGACTATGACGACTGGAGCTCTGTTAACAGCGATGGTTTCTACGGATTGAATGGCGATATCATTCTTTGGAACGAAGTTCTGGGATGTGCTTTCGAACTTTCATCTATGGGAATTCGTGTTGATCGTGACGCTCTGACTAAGCAATTAGATATCTGCGGATGTCCGGAACGAAAAGAGCTGGAATTTCACAAAGCATTGCTTGATGGCAAACTGCCTCTTTCTATTGGTGGTGGAATCGGACAATCCAGACTTTGCATGTTCTTCCTTAAGAAAGCCCATATCGGAGAAGTTCAAGCTTCTATCTGGCCGGAAGAGCAATTCGATGTATGCTATAAAAACAATATATTTTTACTATAA
- a CDS encoding queuosine precursor transporter — MQKTVTIPFMLLAILFNVCLIASNLLETKVIQVGGITATAGLLIFPISYIINDCIAEVWGYKKARLIIWSGFAMNFLVVGFAQLAVMLPAAPFWEGEESFNFVFGMAPRIVFASLCAFLVGSFINAYVMSRMKVASKGKHFSARAVISTLLGESADSLIFFPIAFAGVIPTNELLMMIGIQAFLKSAYEVIILPVTIQVVKYIKKVEGIDVYDEKISYNILKVKDI; from the coding sequence ATGCAGAAAACAGTAACCATTCCGTTTATGCTATTGGCTATACTTTTTAATGTATGTCTTATAGCGTCTAATTTATTGGAAACAAAAGTTATTCAGGTAGGAGGTATTACCGCTACAGCAGGATTGCTTATTTTTCCGATTTCGTACATCATCAACGACTGTATTGCCGAAGTTTGGGGTTATAAAAAAGCCCGGCTCATCATCTGGAGTGGCTTTGCCATGAATTTCCTGGTGGTTGGCTTCGCGCAGCTTGCCGTTATGCTTCCTGCCGCCCCATTCTGGGAAGGCGAAGAAAGTTTTAATTTCGTATTTGGTATGGCTCCCCGAATTGTATTTGCCAGTTTGTGCGCCTTCCTTGTCGGATCGTTTATCAATGCCTATGTGATGAGTAGAATGAAAGTGGCTTCCAAAGGAAAACACTTCTCGGCCCGGGCTGTTATTTCAACGCTGTTGGGAGAATCTGCCGACTCGCTGATTTTCTTCCCCATCGCCTTTGCAGGAGTTATTCCTACCAATGAGCTGTTGATGATGATCGGTATTCAGGCATTCCTTAAATCTGCCTATGAAGTAATTATTCTTCCTGTAACTATACAGGTAGTTAAGTACATCAAAAAAGTAGAAGGAATAGATGTATACGACGAAAAAATCTCCTACAATATTCTTAAGGTAAAAGACATTTAA
- a CDS encoding ammonium transporter: protein MKRRLKIYISILVFFVLVAPTLVVAQDSTSVTPAAVETTTTTSAPAEQVVAAVEKAATLDSGNTAWIIVATILVMLMTIPGLALFYGGLVRQKNVLSVIMQCLLCVGLISILWVAFGYSWVFGTSFMESGSPWGAIIGGSDKLFLNGITLDSLSAGNIPEILFVLFQCMFAVITPALIIGAFAERIKFSGFMLFTILWTILVYNPMAHWVWGGGWLQKMGAIDFAGGTVVHINAGISALVMAIMIGKRKDYKPGRPTTPHNITYVFMGAALLWLGWFGFNAGSGLAADGIAANAFLVTHLATSVAAIVWMTIDWVLHKKPTIVGTCTGAVAGLVAITPAAGTVGVLGAFAIGAASSILCFFMVACVKPRLKYDDSLDAFGVHGIGGIVGSILTGVFATQAITGEGGVQGSLYGDWNQLWIQIVATGVSIVYSAVLTFILFYIVDKTVGLRVPPRVEEEGLDVYEHGETAYNN from the coding sequence ATGAAACGTAGATTAAAAATATATATATCAATTTTAGTGTTTTTCGTATTAGTCGCACCTACATTGGTGGTGGCTCAGGATTCCACTTCGGTCACACCTGCAGCTGTGGAAACAACGACAACTACATCGGCTCCAGCAGAGCAAGTAGTAGCAGCTGTAGAAAAAGCCGCAACATTGGATTCAGGAAATACAGCCTGGATTATTGTAGCAACTATACTTGTTATGCTTATGACAATTCCGGGACTGGCCTTATTTTATGGTGGTTTAGTTCGTCAAAAGAATGTGCTAAGCGTTATAATGCAATGTCTTCTTTGCGTAGGATTAATCAGCATCCTTTGGGTTGCATTTGGATATAGTTGGGTGTTTGGTACCAGCTTCATGGAATCGGGAAGCCCTTGGGGAGCAATCATCGGTGGTTCAGATAAGCTATTTCTAAATGGCATTACATTAGATTCTTTATCAGCAGGAAATATCCCTGAAATTCTGTTTGTCTTGTTCCAATGCATGTTTGCTGTGATTACTCCGGCTTTAATTATTGGAGCATTCGCAGAAAGAATCAAGTTTTCAGGGTTTATGCTTTTCACCATCCTATGGACTATTTTAGTTTATAATCCTATGGCTCACTGGGTATGGGGAGGTGGTTGGTTACAGAAAATGGGTGCTATCGACTTTGCAGGAGGTACAGTCGTTCACATCAATGCAGGTATATCCGCTCTCGTTATGGCTATCATGATTGGAAAAAGAAAAGATTACAAGCCTGGTCGTCCAACAACACCTCACAACATTACTTACGTATTTATGGGTGCCGCTTTACTTTGGTTAGGTTGGTTCGGTTTTAATGCAGGTAGTGGGCTTGCAGCGGATGGAATTGCAGCCAATGCATTCCTGGTAACACATCTTGCCACTTCGGTTGCTGCCATCGTTTGGATGACTATAGACTGGGTGCTTCACAAAAAACCAACCATTGTAGGAACTTGTACCGGTGCCGTTGCTGGATTAGTAGCAATTACACCTGCTGCAGGAACCGTAGGTGTACTAGGCGCGTTTGCCATCGGAGCTGCTTCATCCATCTTATGTTTCTTTATGGTTGCTTGTGTTAAACCCAGATTGAAATATGATGATTCATTGGATGCTTTTGGAGTTCATGGCATCGGCGGTATTGTGGGTTCTATTCTTACCGGAGTTTTCGCAACTCAGGCAATTACAGGAGAAGGAGGAGTACAAGGATCATTATATGGAGACTGGAATCAATTGTGGATACAGATAGTTGCTACAGGAGTCAGTATTGTATATAGTGCCGTACTCACATTCATCTTATTCTACATTGTAGATAAAACTGTTGGATTACGAGTTCCGCCACGTGTTGAAGAAGAAGGTTTGGATGTTTACGAACATGGTGAAACCGCTTATAACAATTAA
- a CDS encoding NAD(+) synthase produces the protein MEHGFVKVAAAIPSVRVADCIYNAAQLKELIQKASEAGVQLIAFPELSITSYSCLDLFSGKLLLDQAEKTLLDLVHSTRDLQVLTVVGIPLRTENRLINAAVVFQQGHILGVVPKTYLPNYKEFQEQRWFTSANDLQHDTIRIGNSNYPMGSHLLFESGSISVGIELCEDLWVPVPPSSLLAMQGANIIVNLSASNELIGKNTYLRSLISQQSARCMSGYVYASAGFGESTTDLVFAGNAIIAENGTILASSKRFEQKEQLVINEIDIDNLQHDRQINTGFCKGLENMIYPNPVRIPFGISPVEGALTRIIDAYPFVPSGVALTERCEEIFDIQVSGLAKRVLHTHSKTVVVGISGGLDSTLALLVCVKTFDVLGLSRKQILGITMPGFGTTDRTYQNALDLMKSLGITSREVSIKAACLQHFEDIGQDANVHDITYENSQARERTQLLMDIANKENGLVIGTGDLSELALGWATYNGDHMSMYGVNSSIPKTLVRSLVEWVANYRVDEQSRITLLDIADTPISPELIPADENGNIKQKTEDLVGPYELHDFFLYHFLRFGATPAKIFYLAERAFGQKYSRAIIKKWLHTFFRRFFMQQFKRSCLPDGPKVGSVSLSPRGDWRMPSDASAALWIHEIELLPEN, from the coding sequence ATGGAACATGGATTTGTTAAAGTGGCAGCAGCTATACCCAGTGTACGCGTTGCTGATTGCATATATAATGCAGCACAACTAAAGGAACTTATACAAAAGGCTTCGGAAGCTGGTGTGCAACTTATCGCTTTCCCTGAATTATCCATTACCTCTTATTCTTGTCTGGATTTATTTTCAGGAAAACTACTTCTTGATCAGGCTGAGAAAACGTTGCTCGATCTTGTTCACAGCACCAGAGATCTGCAAGTGCTGACAGTTGTTGGAATACCTCTTCGCACCGAAAACCGGCTTATTAATGCTGCTGTTGTATTTCAGCAAGGACACATCTTGGGAGTTGTACCTAAAACATATCTTCCTAATTACAAGGAATTTCAGGAACAGCGTTGGTTTACATCTGCCAATGACTTGCAGCACGATACCATCCGGATTGGCAACAGCAACTACCCAATGGGAAGTCATTTGTTGTTCGAATCGGGTAGCATATCTGTAGGTATCGAGCTTTGCGAAGATCTGTGGGTACCTGTTCCGCCCAGTTCACTCCTTGCCATGCAGGGAGCTAACATTATCGTAAACCTCTCGGCCAGCAACGAACTGATCGGAAAAAATACGTACCTGAGGTCGCTGATTAGTCAGCAGTCTGCACGCTGTATGAGTGGTTATGTCTACGCTTCAGCCGGATTTGGAGAATCAACCACCGACCTCGTTTTTGCCGGCAATGCGATCATTGCCGAGAATGGCACAATACTCGCATCCTCCAAAAGATTTGAACAAAAAGAACAGCTTGTAATTAACGAAATAGATATCGATAACTTGCAACACGACCGACAGATTAATACGGGATTCTGTAAAGGATTAGAGAATATGATTTATCCAAATCCGGTACGTATACCTTTCGGAATCTCTCCTGTTGAAGGAGCTCTTACAAGAATAATAGACGCATATCCATTTGTTCCCTCAGGAGTTGCTTTGACAGAGCGCTGTGAAGAAATTTTTGATATACAGGTATCTGGTCTGGCAAAGCGTGTGCTTCATACCCATTCAAAGACTGTGGTTGTTGGTATATCAGGTGGACTGGATTCTACACTGGCACTGTTGGTCTGTGTAAAAACATTCGACGTTCTTGGCTTGTCGCGTAAACAGATACTAGGCATTACCATGCCTGGTTTTGGTACGACCGACCGCACCTATCAAAATGCCCTTGATTTGATGAAGTCGCTGGGAATCACTTCCCGTGAAGTATCCATCAAAGCCGCCTGCCTGCAACACTTTGAAGACATTGGTCAGGATGCCAACGTACACGATATAACCTACGAAAACAGTCAGGCGCGGGAAAGAACGCAACTACTGATGGACATTGCCAACAAGGAAAACGGTTTGGTTATAGGGACCGGCGATCTATCTGAACTTGCACTCGGATGGGCAACCTACAACGGAGATCACATGTCTATGTACGGGGTTAACAGCAGTATACCCAAAACGTTGGTGCGTTCGCTGGTAGAATGGGTTGCCAATTACCGTGTAGACGAACAATCACGCATAACCTTGCTTGATATAGCCGACACACCCATCAGCCCGGAATTAATTCCGGCCGATGAAAACGGTAACATCAAACAAAAAACAGAAGACCTCGTAGGCCCTTACGAATTGCACGATTTCTTCCTCTATCATTTCCTTCGCTTTGGAGCTACCCCCGCCAAGATTTTTTATCTTGCAGAACGTGCCTTCGGACAAAAATACAGCCGTGCTATAATAAAGAAATGGTTACATACCTTCTTTCGCCGTTTTTTTATGCAACAATTCAAACGCAGCTGTCTACCCGATGGACCTAAAGTAGGATCAGTAAGTCTTTCTCCACGTGGAGATTGGCGCATGCCGAGCGATGCCTCAGCAGCCCTTTGGATACACGAGATAGAATTATTACCCGAAAATTAA